One Mycobacterium kubicae genomic window carries:
- a CDS encoding glycosyltransferase has translation MTSELDRAYLKRPSGPVPLRSERPLSALIVTYKSHELVEKCLASLAEHAPELPVYVYENSGDEYPGREKLAARYPYVHWVLGSVNLGFGAAFNALVEHTPADTDLLLLNADARLQGPLTRTRELLREADVAAVSPLVRDDGAPGPQRWDIATRRRTLTRALVAAAGYSDALRGTPVSHLYASQPAESQPIEGYLAGICLAINRAAWNQIGGFDEEFFLYGEETDWQERASAAGWRVLLADELEVEHGNPTAAKATAEPGATHGAEVSSPERRRNRDLLRANIALLLERRDSVHHADVYLAGTTLLERVQRSKREARKRAIADRRTDKPSIVITTNRLVYGGAERQKALLAAELDRRGYSVTLVCMQRFGPLIREIPHRVRVVRQPWWAPALDLPAGPAVLISGDTNTETGFATLWRAGARDRRWLVAAHVPPEPDRPIYSRPLTAAMRRADGFIVLAQRHWDMLTSQHRLAGRPFTAPNGVLVNGAPPQRTRTPGEPPHLVMLSRIVEHKNPHLLIEALAGLTEMPWRLSVFGDGPDRQRLEALTPPELRDRVQWRGWSAGPGPALADADLLCVPSRSEAFPLVILEAMARAVPVAASAVCAVPEMLDFGAAGYLVDSVSVSGWRDRLAKILAQPSALPAVGQLGFRRLCTHYTVEAMADAYLDAIGAVSGIRSNTTESRVR, from the coding sequence ATGACATCCGAACTCGACCGGGCCTATCTGAAGCGACCCAGCGGCCCGGTGCCGCTGCGGTCCGAGCGGCCGCTGTCCGCACTCATCGTCACCTACAAAAGCCACGAGCTGGTGGAAAAGTGTCTGGCCAGCCTTGCCGAGCACGCACCCGAGTTGCCGGTGTACGTCTACGAGAACAGTGGTGACGAGTATCCCGGCCGCGAGAAGCTGGCCGCCCGCTACCCGTATGTGCATTGGGTGCTGGGTTCGGTGAATCTCGGCTTCGGCGCTGCCTTCAACGCCTTGGTGGAGCACACCCCCGCCGACACGGACTTGCTGCTGCTGAACGCCGACGCACGGCTGCAGGGGCCGTTGACCCGTACCCGGGAGCTGCTGCGCGAAGCCGATGTGGCCGCGGTGTCCCCGCTGGTGCGCGACGACGGGGCGCCGGGCCCCCAGCGGTGGGACATCGCCACGCGCCGCCGGACGCTGACCCGGGCGCTGGTAGCCGCGGCCGGCTACTCCGACGCCCTGCGCGGCACCCCGGTTTCGCACCTGTACGCCAGCCAGCCGGCCGAATCCCAGCCGATCGAAGGCTATCTGGCCGGGATCTGCCTGGCCATCAACCGTGCGGCGTGGAATCAGATCGGCGGCTTCGACGAAGAGTTCTTCCTCTACGGCGAGGAAACCGACTGGCAAGAGCGGGCCAGTGCGGCGGGCTGGCGGGTGCTGCTGGCCGACGAACTCGAAGTGGAACACGGTAACCCGACGGCAGCCAAAGCCACCGCGGAACCGGGCGCCACCCACGGTGCCGAGGTTTCCTCGCCCGAACGCCGCCGCAACCGTGACCTGTTGCGGGCCAACATCGCGTTGCTGCTGGAACGCCGGGACAGCGTCCACCACGCCGACGTATACCTGGCCGGCACCACGCTGTTGGAGCGGGTGCAGCGATCCAAGCGGGAGGCACGCAAGCGCGCCATCGCCGACCGCCGCACCGACAAGCCGTCCATCGTGATCACCACGAACCGCCTGGTCTACGGCGGTGCGGAACGTCAAAAAGCGTTGCTGGCCGCCGAATTGGACCGCCGGGGCTATTCGGTGACCCTGGTCTGCATGCAACGGTTCGGCCCCTTGATCAGGGAGATCCCGCACCGGGTGCGGGTGGTCCGCCAACCGTGGTGGGCGCCCGCGCTGGACCTGCCCGCCGGCCCTGCGGTACTGATCAGCGGCGACACCAACACCGAGACCGGGTTCGCCACCTTGTGGCGGGCCGGCGCCCGCGACCGGCGCTGGTTGGTCGCTGCGCATGTGCCGCCGGAGCCGGATCGCCCGATCTACTCGCGTCCGCTGACGGCGGCCATGCGCCGCGCAGACGGCTTCATCGTGCTGGCACAGCGTCATTGGGACATGCTGACTTCCCAGCATCGGCTGGCCGGACGGCCGTTCACCGCACCCAACGGTGTTCTCGTCAACGGTGCGCCGCCGCAGCGGACCCGGACGCCGGGCGAGCCGCCGCACCTGGTGATGCTGTCCCGGATCGTCGAACACAAGAACCCGCACCTGCTGATCGAAGCCCTGGCCGGGCTCACCGAAATGCCCTGGCGGCTCTCGGTCTTCGGTGACGGGCCGGATCGGCAACGGCTGGAGGCGCTCACCCCGCCGGAGCTGAGGGACCGAGTGCAGTGGCGCGGCTGGTCAGCCGGCCCGGGGCCCGCGCTGGCCGACGCCGATCTGCTGTGCGTACCCAGCCGCTCCGAAGCGTTCCCGCTGGTGATCCTCGAAGCGATGGCACGGGCGGTTCCCGTTGCCGCCTCGGCGGTGTGCGCCGTGCCGGAGATGCTGGACTTCGGTGCCGCCGGGTACCTGGTCGATTCGGTGTCGGTGTCCGGCTGGCGCGATCGACTGGCCAAGATCTTGGCCCAGCCCTCGGCGCTGCCCGCTGTCGGGCAGCTGGGCTTCCGGCGGCTGTGCACGCACTACACGGTGGAGGCGATGGCCGACGCCTACCTCGACGCGATCGGTGCGGTGTCGGGGATCCGTTCGAACACAACAGAATCGAGAGTCAGATGA
- a CDS encoding class I SAM-dependent methyltransferase yields the protein MKCRLCDSERMLSVLDLGATPPCEKILSADELDLPEQTFPLHLRLCQDCLLLQIPALITPEDTFTEYAYYSSYSDTWVQHAQDFVDKAAARLRLGPDSFMVEVASNDGYLLQHAVTKGIPCLGIEPSLNVGAAARDRGVPTVSEFLDRDVARRIRSEHRPANLVVANNVYAHIPDLRGFTSSLRDLLADDGWLSIEVHHALNLVCLGQFDTIYHEHFQYYTLFSATYALAQAGLAVVDVELLPTHGGSLRIWARPVQSAQAPTERVAKVLAIEEAAGLHRPEGYLQLRSRTEAIRHDLLRFLLQCRAEGKRVVGYGAPGKGNTLLNYCGIRTDLLEYTVDRNPYKHGHFTPGARIPIHDPGLIAKDRPDVILVLPWNLETELTEQLSYVAEWGAQLVFPLPTLHMATGLHSRSAALR from the coding sequence ATGAAATGCCGCTTGTGCGACTCGGAACGCATGCTCAGCGTCCTGGATCTGGGCGCCACCCCCCCGTGCGAGAAGATCCTTTCCGCTGACGAACTCGACCTGCCCGAACAGACCTTCCCGCTGCACCTGCGGCTGTGCCAGGACTGCCTGCTGCTGCAGATACCGGCGCTGATCACGCCCGAGGACACGTTCACCGAATACGCCTACTACTCTTCGTATTCGGACACGTGGGTGCAGCACGCGCAGGACTTCGTGGATAAAGCCGCCGCGCGCCTTCGGCTCGGACCTGATTCGTTCATGGTCGAAGTTGCCAGCAACGACGGGTATCTGCTGCAGCATGCGGTCACCAAGGGCATCCCCTGCCTGGGCATCGAGCCGTCATTGAACGTCGGCGCCGCGGCCCGCGATCGCGGTGTACCGACGGTCTCAGAGTTCCTGGACCGCGACGTGGCACGCCGCATCCGCAGCGAGCACCGCCCGGCGAACCTGGTGGTCGCCAACAACGTCTACGCACACATCCCCGACCTGCGGGGCTTCACGTCCTCGTTGCGTGACCTGCTGGCCGACGACGGCTGGCTGAGCATCGAGGTGCACCATGCGCTGAACCTGGTGTGCCTGGGCCAGTTCGACACCATCTACCACGAGCACTTCCAGTACTACACGCTGTTCTCCGCGACCTATGCCCTCGCCCAAGCGGGCCTGGCGGTCGTCGATGTGGAACTCCTGCCGACCCATGGCGGGTCCCTACGCATCTGGGCTCGGCCCGTGCAGTCCGCCCAAGCGCCGACCGAGCGGGTCGCGAAAGTGCTCGCCATCGAAGAAGCCGCGGGCCTACACCGCCCCGAGGGATATCTACAATTGCGCAGTCGCACCGAAGCGATCCGACATGACCTGCTGCGATTTCTGTTGCAGTGCCGCGCCGAGGGCAAGCGGGTGGTCGGTTACGGCGCACCCGGTAAGGGCAACACGCTGCTCAACTACTGCGGCATCCGCACCGACCTACTCGAGTACACCGTGGACCGCAATCCCTACAAGCACGGCCACTTCACGCCGGGTGCCCGGATTCCCATCCATGACCCGGGCCTCATCGCCAAGGACCGTCCCGACGTGATCCTCGTGCTGCCCTGGAACCTGGAAACCGAACTGACCGAACAACTCAGCTATGTCGCCGAATGGGGCGCCCAGCTGGTCTTCCCACTCCCGACCCTGCACATGGCGACCGGCCTGCACTCGCGCAGTGCGGCGCTGCGGTGA
- a CDS encoding methyltransferase domain-containing protein: MSTCRGCDSTDLHRVLDLGTVPAADNFPLLTQPVSPDESAHALAMDLCTRCGLAQLASDDTHTAEPRGIEPQALRDQAADAVRRVCAAGWLRGDTVREFGSPHGGTWLPLLAERGYSEAEVADVVLDSFGVMHEPDQRGGFQLRAKVTDPDGVLLIQFPSLLTMVSQGQWNALRHGHFAYYSLTALTALLDTVGMSVATAWEFDLYGGTFLVAAVHGSVEPDEQAKDILQREADFGVTDPAVLARLQLSVEAHVNDLRKWLVTQADNGRRVYGYGAGSRVPALFNIAGVDANLVTAVADASPAKQGRRIPGTDVGIISPEELLAADPDRVLLTLPDLYDEVLRQYPQLDGRWWVDPGSNGPRL; the protein is encoded by the coding sequence ATGAGTACCTGCCGAGGGTGTGACAGCACGGACTTGCACCGGGTACTCGACCTGGGCACCGTGCCTGCGGCCGACAACTTCCCGTTGCTGACCCAACCGGTGAGCCCGGACGAATCAGCGCATGCACTGGCCATGGACCTGTGCACGCGTTGCGGGCTGGCCCAGCTCGCCAGCGACGACACCCACACCGCCGAACCGCGCGGTATCGAACCGCAGGCCTTGCGGGACCAGGCCGCCGACGCCGTTCGGCGTGTTTGCGCCGCGGGCTGGTTACGCGGAGACACGGTCCGCGAATTCGGCAGTCCGCACGGCGGCACCTGGTTGCCGCTGCTGGCCGAACGCGGATACTCCGAAGCCGAAGTGGCCGATGTCGTGCTCGACTCGTTCGGCGTCATGCACGAGCCGGACCAACGCGGCGGCTTCCAGCTGCGGGCCAAAGTGACCGACCCCGATGGTGTGTTGCTGATCCAGTTTCCGTCGCTGCTGACGATGGTCAGCCAAGGCCAGTGGAACGCGTTGCGGCACGGGCACTTTGCCTACTATTCGCTGACCGCGCTGACCGCCCTGCTCGACACGGTCGGCATGAGCGTGGCCACGGCGTGGGAGTTCGATCTGTACGGTGGCACCTTTTTGGTGGCCGCGGTGCACGGCAGCGTCGAACCCGACGAGCAGGCCAAGGACATCTTGCAACGCGAAGCGGACTTCGGTGTGACCGATCCCGCTGTCCTGGCCCGCCTGCAGCTCTCGGTCGAGGCCCACGTCAACGACTTGCGCAAGTGGCTTGTGACGCAGGCGGACAACGGGCGCCGGGTGTACGGGTACGGCGCGGGCTCGCGGGTGCCCGCGCTGTTCAACATCGCGGGCGTGGACGCGAACCTGGTGACAGCCGTCGCCGACGCATCACCGGCCAAGCAGGGACGCAGGATCCCTGGCACCGACGTCGGCATCATCTCCCCGGAAGAACTGCTGGCCGCCGATCCCGATCGGGTACTGCTGACCCTTCCCGACCTCTACGACGAGGTGTTGCGGCAGTACCCGCAGCTGGATGGACGCTGGTGGGTCGATCCCGGATCGAACGGACCGCGACTATGA
- a CDS encoding glycosyltransferase family 4 protein gives MNPLRILWLSPWLRPLARVQVEALRRRGVEVLLVTSDQHPESGPARDFELVLDPRFRTAATWPPTFEVWRRVRNFSPHLVITELVRDPRWIALAGTAPRIQLIHDDRPHDIAERHQAYEHAVFDRWGARSRATVTYSRYVANAVAARRDVAGTTVHVVPLTSDLDASLVAAPAASHHRRDFVMIGRLNPYKNIDVVLRAWQVHVAGSGWRGDDLILVGDGPIGERELPKHVQWRSGSYRYADVVETIWSAKGSVAHYRRASQSGVQVLSMQLGVMPIVSAEGGLPEYQPPEFPPVDVDNSAGLARAFDVLADPATAARHGSAAARHYERRYGVDRTANQLLDVIDRTLAPQPVAQRVR, from the coding sequence ATGAATCCGCTTCGCATCCTGTGGCTTTCGCCGTGGTTGCGGCCCCTGGCGCGGGTACAGGTGGAGGCGTTGCGCCGCCGCGGCGTCGAGGTGCTGTTGGTGACCTCCGATCAGCACCCCGAGTCCGGGCCCGCGCGCGATTTCGAACTGGTGCTCGATCCGCGGTTCCGGACGGCCGCGACCTGGCCACCCACCTTCGAGGTCTGGCGCCGGGTGCGCAACTTCTCACCGCACCTGGTGATCACCGAACTGGTCCGGGATCCCCGCTGGATCGCCCTGGCCGGCACCGCGCCCCGGATACAGCTGATCCACGATGACCGGCCCCACGACATCGCCGAACGGCACCAGGCCTACGAGCACGCTGTGTTCGACCGCTGGGGAGCCCGCTCGCGAGCCACCGTGACCTACAGTCGATACGTCGCGAACGCCGTCGCCGCCCGCCGCGACGTGGCCGGGACGACGGTGCACGTGGTGCCGCTGACCAGCGACCTGGACGCGAGTCTGGTTGCGGCCCCGGCCGCGTCGCACCATCGCCGTGACTTCGTGATGATCGGCCGGCTCAACCCTTACAAGAACATCGACGTCGTACTGCGGGCCTGGCAAGTGCATGTCGCGGGCAGCGGCTGGCGCGGCGACGACCTGATACTCGTCGGCGACGGCCCGATCGGCGAACGCGAGCTGCCCAAACACGTGCAGTGGCGCAGCGGCAGCTATCGCTACGCCGACGTCGTCGAAACCATCTGGTCGGCAAAGGGATCGGTGGCCCATTACCGCCGCGCATCACAAAGCGGTGTGCAGGTGCTGTCCATGCAACTGGGCGTGATGCCGATCGTGTCGGCCGAAGGCGGACTGCCCGAATACCAGCCCCCGGAGTTTCCGCCGGTCGATGTCGACAACAGCGCCGGGCTGGCGCGAGCTTTCGACGTGCTCGCCGACCCGGCCACCGCCGCGCGGCACGGCAGCGCCGCGGCGCGGCACTACGAGCGGCGCTACGGCGTCGACCGTACCGCGAACCAACTCCTGGACGTGATCGACCGAACGCTCGCACCCCAGCCCGTCGCGCAGAGAGTCAGGTGA
- a CDS encoding FkbM family methyltransferase: MSTKQRLLHSDAANWAARYVTVRNVGRYFGRPAMTAATELLWQRRRPHDLALTVADHFTPTGATAVDIGASWGLFTYHLARRVGKPGRVYSFEPHPDNAVMLRRLAAARAGVRFRQAAVSDAAGYAELSVPQHHNRQVTAQASLAHGFDGQGVDVRQVKVPTVRLDDELGPDINVDFVKIDVEGHELSVLRGGASLLRRCRPAMLIEIEQRHLDGPIQEVFDSIQDLGYHLFYVTETALRPIAEFDVERDQMSMVTSGQFHPFAMPTGYVHDFCAVRTPSMLGGVGRAHTTTRPPGA, encoded by the coding sequence ATGTCGACCAAACAGCGCCTGCTGCACAGCGATGCGGCCAACTGGGCGGCACGATACGTCACCGTGCGAAACGTCGGTCGCTACTTCGGCCGCCCCGCGATGACCGCGGCCACCGAACTGCTGTGGCAGCGCCGACGCCCCCATGATCTCGCCCTTACGGTGGCCGATCACTTCACCCCCACCGGCGCAACCGCCGTCGACATCGGCGCGAGCTGGGGCCTGTTCACCTATCACCTGGCACGCCGCGTCGGAAAGCCGGGCCGCGTCTACAGTTTCGAGCCGCACCCGGACAACGCGGTGATGCTGCGCCGGCTCGCCGCGGCCCGGGCCGGCGTCCGCTTCCGGCAGGCGGCCGTCTCCGACGCCGCCGGATACGCGGAACTGTCCGTACCGCAACACCACAACCGGCAGGTGACCGCGCAGGCCAGCCTTGCGCACGGATTCGACGGGCAAGGGGTTGACGTGCGGCAGGTGAAAGTTCCCACCGTGCGCCTCGACGACGAATTAGGGCCCGACATCAACGTCGACTTCGTCAAGATCGATGTCGAGGGTCACGAGTTGTCCGTCCTGCGCGGCGGCGCTTCACTATTGCGCCGCTGCCGGCCCGCAATGCTGATCGAAATCGAGCAACGTCACCTCGACGGGCCCATCCAAGAGGTGTTTGATTCGATCCAGGACCTGGGCTACCACCTGTTCTACGTCACCGAGACGGCGTTGCGCCCGATAGCGGAGTTCGACGTGGAGCGCGACCAGATGTCCATGGTGACCTCGGGCCAATTCCATCCCTTCGCCATGCCGACGGGCTACGTGCACGACTTCTGCGCGGTCCGAACGCCTTCCATGCTGGGCGGCGTAGGCCGCGCCCACACCACAACGCGCCCGCCCGGCGCCTAG
- a CDS encoding polysaccharide biosynthesis tyrosine autokinase, with protein sequence MDFRTFVRTLLHHWKLFVGALLACLAGAAALTAFQTKSYESAATVLISFSGETDLAQVYQGTQAAQERLSSYAAIAGGHAVAERAVAQYHLPVSPDALANQTRVQFTPKSTLFTITVTDTDPNRAATLAKAVADEFTVMVGTLGVTPKPPVAPAPQTPAPSSVPSAAQDGDQPTTQPVAGDATNAPAEAPQPVTPVSSPATPVARATVVEQPGVPDHPVKPVPVRNMAMGLVAGLLLGTGVALTREAADRTVRDRAKLEHLSGLPTLAELPGKRGNAPRFGTDISFDDAVRGLRARLLRAMGPGGGRVLLTAPFGGEGTTTTALNLSRAFAELGEDVLLVEGDTRRPVIAGLLKVDSGEGLANALANPDIATEAVKPTPISKLFILAARAARRETLPCSAYLPEVLDKVLQDLADAFDRTVVDGPPVLATADSGLLGGAVPATVLVLRAGRTTEDELNDALTALRAAGANVVGTVLTDARIARHAKAATRTYRSKVSKPA encoded by the coding sequence ATGGATTTCCGCACCTTTGTCCGGACGCTCCTGCACCACTGGAAGCTTTTTGTCGGTGCGCTGCTGGCCTGTCTGGCCGGGGCGGCAGCGCTGACCGCGTTTCAGACCAAGAGCTACGAATCTGCGGCCACCGTGCTGATTTCGTTCTCCGGGGAGACCGACCTGGCCCAGGTGTATCAGGGCACACAGGCCGCGCAGGAGCGGCTGTCTTCCTACGCCGCGATCGCCGGTGGTCATGCCGTAGCCGAACGCGCGGTCGCCCAGTACCACTTGCCGGTCAGCCCGGACGCGCTGGCCAATCAGACCCGGGTGCAGTTCACGCCGAAATCGACCCTGTTCACCATCACCGTCACCGACACCGATCCCAATCGCGCTGCGACGCTGGCCAAAGCGGTCGCCGACGAGTTCACCGTGATGGTCGGCACGCTCGGCGTCACGCCTAAGCCGCCGGTCGCACCGGCGCCGCAGACCCCGGCCCCCTCCTCCGTGCCGTCCGCGGCTCAAGACGGGGACCAACCGACCACCCAACCGGTGGCCGGTGACGCGACCAACGCACCGGCTGAGGCGCCGCAACCGGTCACGCCGGTGTCCTCGCCGGCCACCCCGGTGGCGCGCGCGACAGTCGTGGAGCAACCCGGTGTGCCCGACCACCCGGTCAAGCCGGTGCCGGTGCGCAACATGGCGATGGGCCTGGTCGCGGGTCTGCTGCTGGGCACCGGTGTGGCGTTGACCCGGGAGGCGGCCGACCGCACGGTGCGCGATCGCGCGAAGCTCGAGCATTTGTCGGGCTTGCCCACCTTGGCGGAGCTGCCCGGAAAGCGCGGCAACGCACCGCGGTTCGGAACCGACATCTCCTTCGACGACGCGGTCCGCGGACTGCGCGCCCGGCTGTTGCGCGCCATGGGGCCCGGTGGCGGCCGAGTCCTGCTGACGGCGCCGTTCGGCGGTGAGGGCACCACCACCACCGCGCTGAATCTGTCCCGGGCGTTCGCCGAACTCGGCGAAGATGTCCTGCTGGTCGAGGGCGACACCCGCAGACCGGTGATCGCCGGCTTGTTGAAGGTCGACTCTGGTGAAGGGTTGGCCAACGCGCTGGCCAACCCCGACATCGCCACCGAAGCGGTCAAGCCGACGCCGATTTCCAAGCTGTTCATCCTGGCCGCACGCGCCGCCCGTCGGGAGACCCTGCCGTGCAGCGCCTATCTGCCCGAGGTGCTGGACAAGGTGTTGCAGGATTTGGCGGACGCCTTCGACCGAACGGTCGTCGACGGTCCGCCGGTGCTCGCCACGGCCGACTCCGGCCTGCTGGGCGGGGCGGTACCGGCCACCGTGCTGGTCCTGCGCGCAGGCCGCACCACCGAAGACGAACTCAACGACGCGTTGACCGCGTTGCGCGCCGCCGGCGCGAACGTGGTGGGCACGGTGCTGACCGACGCGCGAATCGCCCGTCACGCCAAGGCCGCGACCCGCACCTACCGGTCGAAGGTCAGCAAACCGGCGTGA
- a CDS encoding O-antigen ligase family protein, with the protein MTRYLRTRHRLVLGAAVLAAFLFACFIFGVLSVRNTTQGIALIGATFCLIMYWAKPELMIGLALFVGFAALPQGLHIGKVVGPVSIYASHVVLILAICFVLPTVRLRMADYLLPGMFVFTTLYFAAQGISAGHAVSAALREATFLLEMVAGFVLALTIVYGSYVKLSIHAIAVTLWFSAGMAVLSSSGGVRLAGRLESLQADTGDSANRVITSALIPAIAVLTALVAAQIVGRVPPAAYLWLGLPALIISVLAFSRNTLISVGVAAVVAFFASMGWSAVRRAARLAITGAGILAVTVPGALFLLHDSSAGDWLAGQVSGFSHRVLGGVSSSALAADASTQARLAEDGHLNSAIAQAPVFGHGLGYAYQLPFGDDPDEFTETLGTTYAHNFYLWWLAKSGAVGMAAFAVFALTPLVRALRSASKPAKTAAAVSTGLLVMCIIDPLPEDPANAMTLGMALGAALAFAKLSRVDRDEHEAIPEESPVGAVQ; encoded by the coding sequence GTGACTCGATACCTGCGCACCCGCCACCGCCTCGTGCTGGGCGCGGCCGTTTTGGCTGCGTTTCTGTTCGCCTGCTTCATCTTCGGTGTGCTGTCGGTGCGCAACACCACCCAGGGCATCGCCCTGATCGGCGCGACGTTCTGCTTGATCATGTACTGGGCCAAGCCGGAGCTGATGATCGGGTTGGCGCTGTTCGTCGGGTTCGCGGCGTTGCCGCAGGGTCTGCACATCGGCAAGGTGGTCGGGCCGGTGTCCATCTACGCCTCACACGTGGTGCTGATTCTGGCGATCTGTTTCGTCCTGCCCACCGTTCGGCTGCGCATGGCCGACTATCTGTTGCCGGGCATGTTCGTCTTCACCACGCTTTACTTTGCCGCCCAGGGCATTTCGGCCGGACACGCCGTCTCGGCCGCGCTGCGCGAGGCGACGTTTCTGCTGGAGATGGTCGCCGGGTTCGTTCTGGCGCTGACGATCGTCTACGGCAGCTACGTGAAGCTGTCCATCCACGCGATCGCTGTGACGCTGTGGTTTTCGGCGGGTATGGCGGTTCTCAGCTCGTCGGGCGGCGTCCGGTTGGCCGGTCGGCTGGAAAGCCTGCAAGCGGATACCGGCGATTCGGCCAACCGGGTGATCACCTCAGCCCTGATACCGGCCATCGCGGTGCTGACCGCGTTGGTGGCCGCCCAGATAGTCGGCCGAGTCCCGCCCGCTGCGTACCTGTGGTTGGGCTTGCCCGCCTTGATCATCTCGGTGCTGGCGTTCTCCCGGAACACGCTCATTTCGGTCGGCGTTGCGGCCGTGGTCGCCTTCTTCGCCAGCATGGGGTGGTCCGCCGTGCGCCGGGCCGCCCGCTTGGCGATCACCGGAGCGGGCATCTTGGCGGTGACGGTGCCCGGCGCGCTGTTCCTGTTGCACGACTCGTCGGCGGGTGACTGGCTGGCGGGTCAGGTGTCCGGGTTCAGTCACCGTGTCCTGGGCGGTGTTTCGAGCAGCGCACTGGCCGCGGACGCGTCGACGCAGGCCCGCCTGGCCGAAGACGGCCACCTCAACAGCGCCATCGCGCAGGCACCGGTGTTCGGCCACGGACTTGGCTACGCCTATCAACTGCCGTTCGGAGACGATCCCGACGAGTTCACCGAAACCCTGGGCACCACCTACGCGCACAACTTCTATCTGTGGTGGCTGGCCAAGTCCGGCGCCGTCGGCATGGCGGCGTTTGCGGTATTTGCGCTGACGCCGTTGGTGCGGGCGCTGCGCAGCGCGTCGAAGCCGGCCAAGACGGCCGCGGCGGTCAGCACCGGGCTACTGGTCATGTGCATCATCGACCCGTTGCCCGAAGACCCGGCCAACGCCATGACACTGGGCATGGCGCTGGGGGCCGCTCTGGCGTTCGCCAAGCTGTCGCGCGTCGACCGCGACGAGCATGAGGCGATCCCCGAGGAGTCACCTGTCGGGGCGGTCCAGTGA
- a CDS encoding glycosyltransferase family 4 protein, with translation MTGQRNPLRVTVVGPAPAAAASRGGMATVIALMAAHPDRRFRLTMVPTYIEGPLWYRLTVGVTGMLRATWLVLRGHTDVLHIHLAHGGSVIRKALPMAAARMAGVYTVVHAHSYDFGGWFDRLRPLAQRVVRRLLLADQWLVLGERHVTEYASRLRLPANSVDVLHNAVAIPDTAVAQRPAQRVHAVSLGRLGARKGSYDVISAVAALDAGVRARLRVTLAGDGEVSEVRAAVAATGLSETIHVAGWLDPAARDELLCAAHVFLLPSRDEGLPLALLEAMAHGLAPVTTLVGSIGEAITDRVTGLVVPPGRPDRIAAALTELVDDGPLRARLGAAARTRAADFGLACWYERLARVWTAPGGERAGRRQRLLTTVCASRGTSSVATG, from the coding sequence GTGACCGGACAGCGAAATCCGTTGCGGGTGACCGTGGTCGGCCCGGCGCCGGCCGCAGCAGCCAGCCGCGGTGGCATGGCGACGGTGATCGCGTTGATGGCCGCCCACCCCGACCGGCGATTTCGCCTCACCATGGTGCCCACCTACATCGAGGGCCCGCTGTGGTATCGGCTCACCGTCGGCGTCACCGGCATGCTGCGCGCCACCTGGCTGGTGCTGCGCGGTCACACCGACGTGCTGCACATCCATCTTGCGCACGGCGGCAGTGTGATTCGCAAAGCACTGCCCATGGCGGCCGCACGGATGGCCGGGGTATACACCGTGGTGCACGCGCACAGTTATGACTTCGGCGGCTGGTTCGACCGGCTGCGGCCGCTGGCGCAGCGGGTGGTCCGACGGCTGTTGCTTGCCGATCAGTGGTTGGTGCTGGGCGAGCGTCACGTCACCGAGTATGCGAGCCGACTGCGGTTGCCCGCCAACAGCGTCGACGTGCTGCACAACGCCGTCGCGATCCCGGACACCGCGGTGGCGCAGCGTCCGGCGCAGCGGGTTCATGCCGTGTCCCTGGGCAGGCTCGGCGCACGCAAGGGCAGCTACGACGTGATCAGCGCCGTCGCCGCCCTCGACGCCGGCGTTCGGGCCCGGCTGCGGGTGACGCTCGCCGGTGACGGGGAGGTCAGCGAGGTACGCGCGGCGGTGGCCGCCACCGGGCTGTCGGAGACCATTCACGTGGCCGGCTGGTTGGACCCGGCGGCTCGGGACGAACTGCTCTGCGCCGCACACGTTTTCCTGCTGCCGAGCCGAGACGAGGGCCTACCCCTGGCGCTGTTGGAGGCGATGGCCCACGGCCTGGCGCCGGTGACGACGCTGGTGGGCAGCATCGGCGAGGCGATCACGGACCGAGTGACCGGCCTGGTGGTCCCACCCGGTCGCCCCGACCGAATAGCCGCGGCGCTCACCGAACTGGTCGACGACGGACCGTTGCGGGCCCGCCTGGGCGCCGCCGCGCGCACGCGCGCCGCGGACTTCGGGCTGGCCTGTTGGTATGAGCGGCTGGCGCGGGTTTGGACCGCACCCGGTGGTGAGCGCGCCGGACGACGTCAGCGGTTGTTGACGACCGTCTGCGCGTCACGCGGAACATCAAGCGTGGCAACCGGATAG